The proteins below come from a single Zea mays cultivar B73 chromosome 8, Zm-B73-REFERENCE-NAM-5.0, whole genome shotgun sequence genomic window:
- the LOC100278843 gene encoding uncharacterized protein LOC100278843: MAPQRRRERAVGEARPSSSAPTPAGPGWVEVQRRRVGGGWTSRRISIYASRVYFLLLMLQIPLFRVPCRAGTCTTPIQVTSSQLVSNEIFPPAVVKAMLYPGAIVSSLTKSKAFPSWSDLFDMYNLTEAKNASAVVDLQRLEILAGSYFCVAGGLLGIINPGRMTLFGTLLVIWGLVKEALFGKPVNSDPTESTYVYPTILIALICAFMSITYNVKKTAASSPVSLAKPLKSSAKSKLK; encoded by the exons ATGGCGCCACAGAGGAGGAGAGAGAGGGCGGTGGGGGAGGCGCGGCCGAGCTCGTCGGCGCCGACACCGGCGGGGCCGGGGTGGGTCGAGGTGCAGCGCCGGCGGGTGGGCGGCGGTTGGACAAGCCGCCGGATCTCTATCTACGCCTCCCGAGTCTACTTCCTCCTCCTGATGCTCCAGATCCCGCTCTTCAG GGTTCCTTGTAGAGCAGGCACATGCACAACTCCTATTCAAGTCACATCGTCTCAGTTGGTGTCAAACGAGATATTCCCACCAGCTGTTGTGAAGGCCATGCTCTACCCTGGAGCTATCGTGAGCAGCCTAACTAAAAGCAAGGCATTTCCGAGTTGGAGTGACCTGTTTGACATGTACAACCTGACAGAAGCCAAAAATGCTTCTGCTGTAGTTGATCTCCAGCGTCTAGAG ATACTTGCGGGAAGCTACTTCTGTGTTGCTGGAGGGCTTCTTGGCATCATAAATCCTGGGAGGATGACTTTGTTTGGTACTCTTTTGGTTATCTGGGGTCTCGTGAAGGAAGCACTATTTGGGAAGCCAGTGAACAGCGATCCGACTGAATCAACTTATGTCTACccaaccattttgattgcacttatATGTGCTTTCATGTCAATAACTTACAATGTAAAGAAGACAGCAGCAAGTAGTCCTGTTTCTCTCGCGAAGCCACTGAAAAGTTCTGCCAAGTCAAAACTGAAGTAG